In Desulfobulbaceae bacterium, the DNA window GGAGGAGATGGTGATCGCCATGTCTCTCGACGGCCACCCCGCCAAACCGTTACCCTTCCGCTACGACTCCCGCCTGGGGACATTCACCAAGGTCACGAGCATCGGCGAAATAGGCATCAATCAGCCAATCAGGCTGGACGTCAATTTTCGTCTTCCCTTTAATGAGTTCCTTTGCTATGGTAAATCAATTCAGACCCTGCGGGACCAACTGCGTTGATCAACCCCGACTAGGGAGAGACCAGCTTTGTGCGCTCCGCGCAACGAATCAATAAAGGGGAAACATGAAAACCAACCAAAGACTGGGCATCTGTTGCGCTGCCGTTATGTTACTGTTTACATGCAGCTGCACCCGCCATGAGGTCGAGACCAAAAGTGAGGTGGCCTTGGCCCCGATTGAAATCAAACCAATCCACATCACCATTGATATCAATATCAAGGTAGACCGGGCGCTTGATAACTTCTTTGGCGACATTGATAAAGCCGCTGAAGCTAAAAACTGATTATTGGAGATAGAGTGAGATGACACGACGAAATCTAGCACAACTGATGACGATACTTTTAGTCCTGATCATGGCAGTGGGCACCGCCATGGCAGCAGATGGAATCAAGGACAGGATGCTGGCCAGGGTCCCTGTCCTGAACACCCTGAAGGCCACCGGGGTGATAGGAGAAAACAACAAAGGATATCTTGAACTTATCGGCAACAAAAATGCCAACACGGCAGAAATGAATGCTGAAAACGCTGACCGCCGCCAAGTCTATGAGGCTATTGCCAAGCAGCAAGGGACCTCGGCCGATCTGGTCGGCAAACGCCGCGCACTGCAGATCGCCGATAGCGCTGCCCTAGGAACCTGGCTGCAGGCGGTTGATGGCTCATGGCGACAGCAGTAGAATTCCCGCTCTTGCTCGGCAACCAAGAACCCTTCCAGGACCAAGCCTTCCGCTACCCTCTCTCCTTTTCCTTTTCTGACGGCAGCAGCGCCCCGCTCTTCACCGCGGGGGTCGTCTCATCCCCCGCCCTGGAGAGAATCGCCCTGTCCACGGTCGAGCAGATAGCAACGAGACATATGGGTCAACGCCTGCTCTTGGTCCAGGTCTTGGAAGGGGCACGACTCTTTTTCCGGATGCTGCTGCCCCACCTTGAACACCTGTGTCCGGCGGCAGGTATTGACTATGAGATTGGGTCGCTTAAAGTCAGGAGTTACAGTCACGGATCGCGCGCAGCATCACACCAGATTCTACAACCCCTCCAAGACAGCCGGGGTCAAGAACTGAACAACTGCAGCGGCTTTGACGGCGTGATTCTGATCGATGACCTTATTGATGCCGGACACACCATGGC includes these proteins:
- a CDS encoding DUF1318 domain-containing protein, which codes for MTRRNLAQLMTILLVLIMAVGTAMAADGIKDRMLARVPVLNTLKATGVIGENNKGYLELIGNKNANTAEMNAENADRRQVYEAIAKQQGTSADLVGKRRALQIADSAALGTWLQAVDGSWRQQ